The Pseudomonas fluorescens nucleotide sequence CATTTCAAAGCCGCGCAGATAGGTCGTGCTGCCCTGGGTTTGCACGCTGTAGTAATTGCCTTGCGCATCGCTACAGGCAAGCAGGGTTGCGCTGCGGGAGCAGAGCGCCAGGCCGTTGCTCAGGGGCGCACCGTTCGCGCCGGCGCACTCACACAGCAGCAACGTAGCGAAGGCAAACAAGCAACGCGATTTCATCTTTGAGGTCGGCCTTTGGTCATGTTCTGAGCGAAGTGGGTTGGCGAGATTGTATTGTTATAATATAACATTGCGCAATGCATCGTTCGAATGCACTCGCCCCGATGAGGATTGCCCCCATGCCCAACCGTCTTCCCGTCACCGTGCTCTCCGGCTTTTTGGGTGCCGGCAAAAGCACGCTGCTCAATCACGTGCTGAAAAATCGCGACAACCTGCGGGTCGCGGTCATCGTCAACGATATGAGTGAAATCAACATTGATGCCAGTGAGGTCCAGCGCAACGTCAGCCTCAACCGCGCTGAAGAGAAACTGGTGGAGATGAGCAACGGCTGCATCTGCTGCACCTTGCGTGAGGACCTGCTCGAAGAGGTCGCACGCTTGGCCCGCGAGGGGCGTTTCGATTACCTGCTGATTGAATCCACCGGCATCTCCGAGCCGCTGCCGGTCGCCGAGACCTTTACCTTTCGTGATGAACAAGGCCGCAGCCTGGCCGATCAGGCGCGCCTGGACACCATGGTCACCGTGGTCGATGGCTTGAACTTTCTGCCTGATTATCAGGCCGCCGAAAGCCTGGCCAGCCGCGGCGAAACCCTTGGTGACGAAGATGAGCGTTCGATCAGTGACCTGCTGATCGAACAGGTGGAGTTCGCCGATGTGATTCTGCTGAGCAAGATCGACCTGATCAGCAGTGCCGAGCGCGAAGAACTCTGCGCGATCCTGCGCAGCCTTAACGGCCAGGCGCAAATCGTACCGATGGTCATGGGTCAGGTACCTCTGCAGCAGATCCTCAATACCGGCCTGTTCGACTTCGAGCGCGCCGCCCAGGCGCCCGGCTGGTTGCAGGAATTGCGTGGGGAGCACGTGCCGGAAACCGAGGAATACGGGATTGCCGCGACCACCTGGCAAGCGCGTCGACCCCTGCATCCGCAGCGCTTTTTCGACTTTATCCACAAGCCCTGGGACAACGGCCGGCTGCTGCGTTCCAAAGGGTTCTTCTGGCTGGCCAGCAAGCACCAGGATGCCGGCAGTTGGTCGCAGGCCGGCGGCATGATGCGCCATGGCTTTGCCGGGCACTGGTGGCGCTTTGTGCCACGCGAGCACTGGCCACAGGATGAACAGAGCAGCGCAGCCATCTTCAAGAACTGGAGCGCCGAATGTGGCGATTGCCGCCAGGAGCTGGTGTTTATCGGGCAGAACATCGACTTCGCCCGGCTGGATGCCGAACTCTCGGCTTGCCTGCTCAATGATGCAGAAATGGCCGCGGGCGCTAACAGCTGGCGGCACCTGCCCGACCCGTTTGGCCCCTGGTTCGATGAGGACGCGGCGTGATGCGCCAGGCTTTCGGCGAAACCCCTCAGGTACTTACCGAGGCGTTGCAGGATGGCGTCAACCTCGCGGTGTGGCAGCGGCGCCTGCCGGTGCAGATCGACGATTTTGCCCAGTTGGTGTTGTCGCTGAACCAACCGTTGGGTGAGAGCCAGGTTATCGAGCTGGATGAGCAGCAACAGCTACCGGATCTGAGTGGCTTGCTGGGCGGTTATGCCGACCTGGAAGGCCACGTGGCGTTTGCTACCGACGTTGCCTGGCTGGTGGCCGCCTATGCTTGCCTGCTCGATGCCCGGCGTGTTGGCCTGCGTCTGCAGGCACTGGGTAACGCTATGTGCCCGCGGTTTCATGTCGATCACGTCCCCCTGCGTTTGTTGAGCACTTACGCCGGCCCGGGCAGTGAATGGCTGGAAGAAGGCGCAATCGACCGCTCGCAGCTCGCCCGGGAGCAACCGCACGCCAGTGCAATCCGCCAGCTGGCTATGGGTGAGGTGGCCTTGCTCAAGGGCGAAAAATGGCTCGGCAATCAGGGCGCCGGACTGGTCCATCGCTCGCCGGCACTGGCGAACGGCGAGCGTCGTCTGATCCTGAGCCTTGACTGGATGGCCTGATATAACGGCATAGTGGTGAAAATTTCAGGCACTCTCCGTCTCATGTTGCAGAACATTCCTACCTACATGATTGCCGGCCCGCTCGGTGCCGGCAAGACCAGCCTGATTCGCCAGTTGCTGGCGCAGCGGCCCGCCGATGAGCGTTGGGCGGTGCTGATCAACGAGTTCGGCCAGATCGGCCTGGATGCAGCGCTGCTGGCTAGCGATGACGATGGGATTGCCCTGGGTGAAGTGGCCGGTGGTTGCCTGTGTTGCGTCAACGGCATGCCGTTCCAGGTTGGCCTGGGTCGTCTGCTGCGCAAGGCCAGGCCACATCGGCTGTTCATCGAACCGTCCGGGTTGGGCCATCCATTGCAGTTGCTGGAGCAACTGCGTTTGCCGCCTTGGCAGGGCGTGTTGGCGGTCCAACCGGCGGTGCTGGTGCTGGATGCCGAGCAACTGGCTGCAGGTGTTGCCCTGCCTGAAGCACAGCAATCGACACTGGCCAGCGCCGGGCTGTTGGTGCTGAACAAATCTGCCGGGTTGAACGCGCAACAGCGCTTGTGGATAACTTCTCGGCTGGCGAATTCTCGCCTGTACTGGACCGATTTCGGGCAACTCCCCTTGTCCAATGTGCCTGTGGAAAGTGCTTCAACAGTACTTCCCTGCGCTGTGGATAAACTTGCGATGGCCAATGATTACGGGGTTGTCAGCAGCCTGTGGACAACTCCTCAGCAGCCGATTTGCAGCACTCAGCAGGCGGCGGAAGGTTGGAGCATAGGGTGGCGCTGGCACCCGAGTCAGGTGTTTGATCAAGCCCGGCTGGAGCTTTTTCTGAAGGGGCTGGGCTGGCGCCGGGCCAAGGCAGTTATCCACAGCCCGGGCGGCTGGCAGTCGCTTAACGCCCTGGCTGGGCAGCCTTCATTACTGTGGAGCAGCAGTGAATGGCGTCGCGACTCGCGGCTGGAGCTGATCTTCGCCGAGCCGCAGGACCCTGAACCGCTAAAACAGGCCATGCTGGCCTGCCGCGTCTAGTTGCGCCAGCGGTTGTGATCCTGGCGCCACTGGTTCATTTCGACGACGTTGTCATGGTGTTGCGGCGTCTTGATTTCGAACGGGTAGGGCGCCAGTTCGATCTGCATGGTGTGGGCGCCGAACTGGGTGACGGTGCCGGGGTGGCGCTGTTCGCCCGTCACGGTGAATTCGAAGTTATACACCCGGGCCAGGCGTTTGTGGCCGTTGGCATCGCGAACAAAACCGATGCGCTTGAGCGCGACATTGCCATCGAGCAGTTCCAGGTCGAGCTTGGCGCAGTGCTGCTTGACCCGTTCCAGAGCCTTTTCACGCAAGCCGTGGTTATGCCACAACCAAGCGCCTGCCGTGGCCAGCAGCATCAGCACGCAGAGATTTCCCAGGGTCAACATTTACATATGCTCCAACGAAGTATGCCCAGCTTAACTGCCTCCCCGGTCTGTCGTACAGGTGGCATTTAGCGCCATACTGCGCGCCTTGTTTATCATTCCTACGCTTTCGGAAGACCTGCATGAAACGTACTCCGCATCTGCTCGCCATCCAGTCCCACGTGGTTTTCGGCCATGCCGGCAATAGCGCCGCAGTGTTTCCCATGCAGCGGGTCGGGGTGAAGGTCTGGCCGCTCAATACCGTGCAGTTCTCCAACCATACTCAGTATGGCCAGTGGACCGGAGAAGTGCTTGCTCCAGCGCAAATACCTGCGTTGGTAGAAGGGATTGCGACGATCGGTGAGCTGGGCAATTGCGATGCGGTGTTGTCTGGCTACCTGGGCAGTGCCGAACAGGGGCGGGCGATCCTCAGCGGCGTGGCCCGGATCAAGGCGGCCAACCCGCGTGCCTTGTACCTGTGCGATCCGGTGATGGGCCATCCCGAGAAGGGTTGTATCGTCCCGGCCGAGGTCAGCGAGTTTCTAGTCGAAGAAGCGCTGACCAGCGCGGATGTGCTGTGCCCCAACCAGCTGGAGCTGGACAGCTTCTGCGGGCGCCGTGCCGAGTCGCTGCAAGACTGTGTCGATATGGCCCGCAGCCTGCTGGCACGGGGCCCGAAAGCGGTGCTGGTCAAGCACCTGGCTTATCCTGGGCGTGGCGCCGAAGACTTTGAAATGCTGCTGGTGACTGCCGAAGGCAACTGGCATATCCGCCGCCCGCTGCTGGCATTCGCTCGTCAGCCGGTAGGCGTTGGCGACCTGACTTCAGGCTTGTTCCTGGCGCGCTTGCTACTGGGCGATGACTGGGTGGCGGCGTTTGAATTCACCGCTGCGGCAGTACACGAAGTGCTGCTGGAAACCCAGGCCTGCGCCAGCTACGAGCTGGAGCTGGTGCGGGCCCAAGACCGCATCGTGCACCCGCGGCTGCGCTTTGCAGCGCAGCCTCTGGCCTGTTAAAGGGCGTCGCCCTTGAGCTCCTGGTAGCGCTTTTCCAGCTCCTGACGGATCAGGCGGCGCTGTTTGCCTTGCAGGAAACGGCGCTTTTCCTCGCTGGTTTCAGGCTGGCGCGGCGGCACCGCCACCGGCTTGCGGTCATCGTCGACGGCGACCATGGTGAAGAAGCAGCTATTGCTGTGGCGCACCGAGCGTTCGCGAATGTTTTCGGTGACCACCTTGATGCCGACTTCCATCGAGGTGTTGCCGGTGTAGTTGACCGAGGCGAGGAAGGTCACCAGCTCGCCGACATGCACCGGCTCGCGAAAGACCACCTGGTCGACCGACAGGGTCACCACATAACGACCGGCATAGCGGCTGGCGCAGGCATAGGCTACTTCGTCGAGGTATTTGAGCAGGGTGCCGCCGTGGACGTTGCCAGAAAAGTTGGCCATGTCCGGGGTCATCAGGACGGTCATCGACAGCTGGGCGTTTCCAGGTTCCATAGTGTGCTCACGGTAAGGTTGCGCTGAGGCGGGGTGGCGATTGCTATTCACGCTTCTTTCCCCCAATACGATTCCCATCTAAGTAGACGGGACGCTGACAGCGGCCTTGCCGTCACGCTGTTTGTGCCATTTACGGCGATGCTTTGGTCGATCTGTTTCTTCATATTGCACCGGCTATGAGCGACAAGCGGCGGTGTTAACCTGAGAAGGCCCATGCAAGGTGGGCTTCCTACATTTAAAACGCTATGTACCCGCAACTCAATCAGACAATTCATCTGGTGAGTTGCGGCTTGTCTCTGGATACCAGGTAAGGAGTCCCACGCCGTGCATGCCATCAGCTTTATTCAGGATTTGGCAGTGATCATGCTGGTTGCCGGGGTGGTCACTATCCTGTTCCACCGCTTCAAACAGCCGGTAGTGCTCGGCTACATCGTTGCCGGCTTTATCATCGGTCCGCACACCCCGCCGTTTGGACTTATTCACGACGAAGACACGATCAAGACACTGGCCGAGCTCGGGGTGATCTTCCTGATGTTCTGCCTGGGGCTTGAGTTCAGCCTGCGCAAACTGTTCAAGGTCGGGGCAACGGCGTTCATCGCCGCGTTCCTGGAAATCGTCCTGATGATCTGGATCGGCTTCGAGATCGGCCGCTGGTTTGGCTGGAACACCATGGATTCACTGTTCCTTGGTGCCATCCTGGCAATCTCCTCGACCACCATCATCGTCAAGGCACTCAACGACCTGAAGATGAAGAACGAGCGCTTTGCCCAGCTGATCTTTGGCGTGCTGATCGTCGAGGACATCCTTGGCATCGGCATCATTGCCTTGCTCTCGGGCATCGCCGTCAGTGGCACGGTGAGCTCCGGCGAAGTGTTCTCCACAGTTGGCAAACTGTCGCTGTTCATGATCGTCGCCCTGGTTATCGGCATTTTGCTGGTGCCGCGCCTGTTGGCTTACGTGGCCCGTTTCGAAAGCAACGAGATGCTGCTGATCACCGTTCTGGGCCTGTGTTTCGGCTTCTGCCTGCTGGTGGTCAAGCTTGAATACAGCATGGTCCTGGGCGCCTTCCTGATCGGCGCGATCATGGCCGAGTCGCGTCAATTGCTGAAGATCGAGCAACTCATCGAGCCGGTTCGCGACCTGTTCAGTGCCATCTTCTTTGTCGCCATCGGCTTGATGATCGACCCGTCGATCCTGGTCGAGTACGCCTGGCCGATCGTGGTCATCACCATTGCGGTGGTACTGGGCAAAATGCTGTCCTGCGGCATGGGCGCCTTTATCGCCGGTAACGATGGACGTACCTCGCTGCGGGTAGGGATGGGGCTTTCACAGATTGGCGAATTCTCTTTCATCATCGCGGCGCTGGGCATGACCCTGCAGGTCACCAGCGACTTCTTGTACCCGGTGGCGGTAGCCGTTTCGGCCATCACCACGCTGCTCACGCCATACCTGATTCGCGCCGCCGACCCCTTGTCGCTGAAGCTGGCCAAGGTCGTGCCGGGGCGCCTGTCGCGGGTGCTGTCGCTGTATGGCGAGTGGCTGCGCAGCATCCAGCCCCAGGGCGAAGGGGCCTTGCTGGCGTCGATGATCCGGCGGATTCTGCTGCAAGTGGGGGTGAACCTGGCGCTGGTGGTGGCAATCTTTTTCAGCGGGGGTTACTTCGCCGCGCGCATTGCTGACTACCTGAGCGAATGGATCACTGATGCGGGCCAGCAGAAGGCGTTGATCTGGGGGGCGGCGCTGATGCTGTCGTTGCCGTTCCTGATCGCCGCGTACCGCAAGCTCAAGGCACTGTCGATGCTGCTGGCGGAGATGGGGGTCAAGCCGGAGATGGCCGGGCGGCACACCCAGCGGGTCCGACGGGTGATTGCCGAGGTAATCCCACTGCTATCGCTGCTGGTGATTTTCCTGCTGCTGTCGGCGCTGTCGGCGAGCATTCTGCCCACCAGCGAGCTGCTGTTGCTGATTGTGGTGGTTGCGGCGGTGGTGGTGGCGGTGCTGTGGCGCTGGTTCATCCGTGTGCACACACGCATGCAGATCGCCTTGCTGGAGACCCTGGAAAACAACCAGGAGAACCACCACTGAGAGGCGCTTCCTGCGCGGGGCGGTTCGAATGTCCGAGGGGATGGAGCGGTAGCGAAGCGCCACGCGCAGGAAGGCGTGGCGATTCTACGAACATTAATAGCCAAGAGCCATTACTTTATGCGGCTATTTCTCATTCAGCTTTCCAGCCAGACGTCCCGCGCCCAGTGCCAAACCGATTCCCAGCTCTCTTCGGTAACGATCTCTTCTTCACCGGACCACAGCACCACGGTGCCGTCTTCTTCTACGCAGTAGTAGTCGTCGCCGTCCTGGCAGATCGGGATCAGGTCGCGCGGCACGCCGGCGTCCCAGGCATTGGCCGCCACTTCCGGCAAGTAGGTATGCGATTGCGGGTCGGTGACGGTGACTGGCTCCAGACTGCCGTAAACCACGTCGCTGACCGTCAGCAGAAATTCCTTGAAGACGAACGGAATGTTGATGAACAACTCTTCTTCGATTTCGACCAGTTGGTCTTCGTCCGGCAACTCCAGCGGCACCGGTACCGGTTCATTGGCTTCTCGGAGCTGTTCGATGACTTCTTCCACGGTTCTATCCTCTAACCTTTACGACACGCTGCGCGTTATACCCTAGTAGCCCGCTGCGCTAAAAGCAAAACCCCGGGACAAGCCCGGGGTTTTTTTGTGCAATGCCTCAAGATCAGCCGTTCTGACGGATCCCGGCGACCAGCCAAGGCTGGTTTTCGCCCGGTGCGCGTTCCATGTTCCAGCTTTCGCTGAACGGTTCGCCCTGGTCGAAGCGCGAGGTCTTCGACACACCGCTGAAGGTCAGAGTAGCGATGGTCTTGTCGGCGCGATCGTCGACGCCTTCGAGCTGCACGTTCAGGTCGTCGATGTAGGTGGACTGGAAGGCATCACCCAGGTCAGCACGCTCCTGCTTGAGGAACTGCAGCATCTGCGGCGTGACGAACTCGGCGATCTTGTCCATTTCGTTGGCGTCCCAGTGCTGCTGCAGCGACTGGAAGTGGTTGCGCGCAGCGGCCAGGAAGCTTTGCTCGTTGAACCAGGCCGGCGCGTTGATCACCGGACGGGCGGCGGCAGGTGCAGCCGAACCACCGAAGATCGACGGCTGGGCAGCTGGCTGGTGCGCTTCACGCTGGAATGGCGCGTGACCGGCGGCGGCCATTTGTGGCTGCTGCTTGCGGCGACGGGCAGCAATGAAGCGGAACACCAGGAAGGCGATCAGCGCCATGATCAGGATGTCGAAGATCTGCATGCCCTGGAAGCCGTCGCCCATGAACATGGAGGCCAGCAGGCCACCGGCGGCGAGGCCGGCCAGAGGGCCGAGCCAGCGCGAAGCACCGCTGGCGGCGGCAGGTGCACGACCTGGCGCGGTTGGCGAGGCAGCCGGAGTCGCCGGGGCCGCCTGACGGGTCTGGTGGGTCGGTGCGGCGCCCGAGCTCTTGCCGCCGCCGAAGCGTTTGGCGTTAGCGTCGAGACTCATCGTCAGGCCGATGCACAGCGCCAAAGCGATGCTAAGAAAACGTTGCATAGAAGGGTATTCCCGTTTTGTGGATTGCACGCGCGTCATGGTGCACAGGTTGTAGGACACATGACCAGCGCCATAATGTTTCCAGCTTTTGCCTGAATTGTCTGTATACGCTGTAGGAGCGGGCTTGCCCCGCGATCTGCTGCTTGGAAGTCACAGTGCATCGCGGGGTAAGCCCGCTCCTACAGGATTTCTCTGCGTTACAGCGCTTCGAGCTTGGCGTAACCCAGCATCAGCCACTTGCTGCCTTCGGCGAAGTTGACCTGGACCCGGGCCTGGGCACCGGAACCCTCGAAGTTGAGGATCACGCCTTCGCCGAATACCGCATGCTGCACCCGCTGACCGAGGTTGAAGGCGGTCTGCGGGATGTTGGCGTTGGCGAACAGGCTGCTCGAGTTTTGCTGCTGGCCCGAGCCGAACGGGCGGCTGACGCTGTTGGACAAGCGCACTTCCTGCACCAGACCAGCCGGAATCTCGCGTACGAAGCGCGAGACCTTGTTGTAGGTCTCGCTGCCATACAGCCTGCGGGTTTCGGCGTAGGTCATCACCAGCTGTTGCATGGCGCGGGTGATACCAACATAGGCCAGGCGGCGTTCTTCTTCCAGACGGCCGGGTTCTTCCAGGCTCATCTTGTGCGGGAACAGGCCTTCTTCCATGCCGACCAGGAACACATGGGGGAACTCCAGGCCCTTGGCGCTGTGCAAGGTCATCAGCTGGATGCTGTCTTCGTGCTCGTCGGCCTGAGCGTCGCCGGCCTCCAGCGAGGCGTGGCCGAGGAAGGCGGCCAATGGCGACAGTTCGGCGTCTTCTTCGCTGTTTTCGAAGTTGCGCGCGGCGCTGACCAGTTCCTCAAGGTTTTCTACCCGGGCCTGGCCCTTTTCGCCTTTTTCTTCCTGGTGATAGACGATCAGCCCGGACTGTTCGATAACCGTCTGGGTCATCAGGTGCAGGGGCATCTCCAGGACCTTGGCGGTGAGGTTCTCGATCATTTCCATGAACGCGCCCAAGGCACTGGCGGCGCGGCCTTTGAGCGCCTTGTTGGCGATCAGCAGGCTCATCGATTCCCACATCGAGACCTGGGCGTGGCGCGCGTGCTCGCGAATCGCTTCGACGGTTTTCTCGCCGATGCCGCGCGGCGGCACGTTGATTACCCGCTCAAGGGCGGCGTCGTTGCCACGGCCTTCGAGCAGGCGCAGGTAGGCCATGGCGTTCTTGATTTCAGCGCGTTCGAAGAAGCGCTGGCCGCCATAGATGCGGTAAGGAATACGTTCGCGCAGCAGCGCCTCTTCAAGCACCCGCGATTGGGCGTTGGAGCGGTAAAGAATGGCAATGTCGCTGCGCGCCAGGCCGGTCTTGATCGCGCTTTCGATGCTCTCGACCACGTAACGGGCTTCGTCGTGTTCGTTGAAGGCGGCGTACAGGCTCAGCGGTTCGCCTTCGCCACCGTCGGTCCACAGCTCTTTGCCCAGGCGCCCGCTGTTGTTGGCAATCAGGGCGTTGGCCGCTTTGAGGATACCGGCGGTAGAGCGGTAGTTCTGCTCCAGGCGGATCAGCTCGGCGTCGGGGAAGTCGGCGGTGTACTGGTGGATGTTCTCGATCTTGGCGCCGCGCCAGCCGTAAATCGACTGGTCGTCGTCGCCGACCACCATCAGGCTGTCACCGCCCTTGGCCAGCAGCCGCAGCCAGGCGTACTGCACGGCGTTGGTATCCTGGAATTCGTCGACCAGTACATGGCGGAAGCGCCGCTGGTAGTGTTCGAGCAGGCCCGGGTGGTCACGCCACAGGTCGAGGGCGCGCAGCAGCAGCTCGGAGAAGTCGATGACGCCGGCGCGCTGGCAGGCTGCCTCGTAGGCTTCATAGATGCTGCGCATGGTGCCCAGGAACAGGTCGCCACTGGCCTGAATGTGTTGCGGACGCAGGCCTTCGTCTTTCTGGCCATTGATGAACCATTGCGCCTGGCGCGCCGGCCAGCGCTGTTCATCCAGACCCAGCTCGCGGATTACCCGCTTGACCAGGCGCTGCTGGTCGTCGCTGTCGAGGATCTGGAAGTTCTGGTTCAGCCCGGCCTCTTGCCAGTGCGCGCGCAACAAGCGGTGCGCCAGGCCGTGGAAGGTGCCTACCCACATACCGGCCGGGTTGATGCCCATCAGCTGTTCGATACGCTGGCGCATCTCGGCAGCGGCCTTGTTGGTGAAGGTCACCGACAGGATCGAGTGCGGCGAGGCCTGCACCACCTGGATCAACCAGGCGATGCGGTGCACCAGCACACGGGTCTTGCCGGAGCCGGCACCGGCCAGGACCAACTGACGACCGACCGGCGCAGCTACAGCCTGGCGTTGGGCGTCGTTGAGAGAGTTCAACAGGAGAGAGAGATCATCGCGCATCCGGCCATTTTAGGGGCGCAGGCGACCCTTGGGCAAATATACAGTAGAAAAACTTGCCGCTGACGACCGGCCGGTCACCGCCTGCAGCCCAAGGCCTGCGTGCTTGAGCGCCTGCCGTCGGGAAACGCGATGAAATAATTATGATCCAGAGCAGTTTGGCCCAGGGGCTTGCTTGTGTATGCTCCGTGCACGTTTAAGGCTAACCATTACAAGAACACTGCCTATGACACTCGGTTCCGACTCCATGAGCGCCCCTTCCGAAGCGCGCCGGAGTATTCGCAAACACTTCGCCACCCAACTGGCTGTCGAGCGCACCCGCCTGCTGTACCAAGGCTCGTTGCTGCCGACCCTGTTCATGCTGCTCAACGGTCTGGTCTGTGCCTGGTTGCTGTGGAGCCCGGCGCGCTACCTGTTGGTCAGTATCTGGGTCGTCTGGCTGATGGCCCTGGTGGCGCTGCGGGTGATTCAGGTCGCCGCTTTCGATGCCGCGATGCCCGATCGACAGGCCCAGCCTTCCTGGTGGCGAATGTTCCTGCTCGGTTCGGCCTTCAGTGGCCTGACCCTGGCCAGTGCGGCGATAGCCCTGGTGCCTGTGGACAACTTCGTGCAGCAGGCCTGGGTGTTTGGCCTGCTGGGGGCGGCGACGCTATCGGCCAGTGTTGCCTATGCCGTCAGCCTGCCGGCCTTCCTCAGTTTTACCTTGCCCTGCCTGCTGCCACCGATTGCCTTTCTATTCTGGAATGGCGACGAACAACAGCGCGGCTGGGGCTGGCTTGGGCTGATTCTATTGATCGCCTTGTCAGTGGTGGCGTGGCAGGTCAACCGGTTGATCGAGCGGGGGCTGTTGCGGCGCTTTCAGAATCAGGAGTTGATCGAGCACCTGCAAGCTGCGCAAAGTCGCAGCGAACGGCTTAACCAGGCATTGGCCGAGGAGGTCGGGCAGCGTCGGTTGATCGAGGAGCAGCTGCGTGAGGCGCAAGTGGGGCTTGAGTCGCGCGTTGCCCAGCGCAGCCAGGAGCTCGATGTCGCCAACCAGGCCCTGAGCAAGAGCGAACAGCGCCTGGCCCTGGCGCTTGAGGCCAGCGAACTGGGGCTGTGGGACTGGAACCTGGAAACCGACGAGATCCACCACACCCAATTGCGTGAGTTGTTTGGCCTGGAGCCTGACCAGGTCCAGGAAATGCTCGCGCACTTGAAACCTCGCCTGCATCCTGATGACGTGCCGTTGCTCAAACGCACGCTGGTAGAGCACCTCAAGGGCCGTAGCGAGGATTACCGTATCGACTACCGAGTGCGTCATCGCCAGGGCCATTGGTGCTGGATCGAAGACCGTGGCCGGGCGGTGGAGCGCGATGCCAGCGGGCGGGTGTTGCGCATGCTCGGCACCCGCCGGGACATCAGCGCGCAAAAAGCCCAGGAAGAACAACAGCGCCTGGCTGCCACGGTATTCGAAGCGGCCAGCGAAGGGATCGTGATTCTCGACCCTGAATATGTGTTGCTGGCGGTGAACCAGGCCTTCTGCCGGGTGACCGGCTACAGCCGCGAAGAACTGCTGCAGGGCCGCTTGCTGGAACTGCCATGCAGCCGGGATGCACGCCGGCATTCCCAGGCCATCGAACTGGCGCTGGAGCAGCAGGGCAGTTGGCAGGGCGAGCTGGTCGAGGCGCGCAAGAATGGTGAGCTTTATCCGCAGTGGTTGCAGCTCAACGGCGTGCGCGATGCCCGCGGCAACCTGACCAGCATCGTCGGCTTCTTCACCGATCTGTCGGCGCGTCGCGAGTCCGAGGAGCGTCTGCGCTACCTGGCTCATTATGACGAGCTGACGGGGCTGGCCAACCGCGCTCTGTTCCGCCTGCGTCTGCATGATGCCGGCGAGCGCTTGCGCCAGAGCGGGCGTGGGCTGGCCTTGCTGCATATCGACCTGGACCGCTTCAAGCTGCTCA carries:
- a CDS encoding Tim44 domain-containing protein; the encoded protein is MQRFLSIALALCIGLTMSLDANAKRFGGGKSSGAAPTHQTRQAAPATPAASPTAPGRAPAAASGASRWLGPLAGLAAGGLLASMFMGDGFQGMQIFDILIMALIAFLVFRFIAARRRKQQPQMAAAGHAPFQREAHQPAAQPSIFGGSAAPAAARPVINAPAWFNEQSFLAAARNHFQSLQQHWDANEMDKIAEFVTPQMLQFLKQERADLGDAFQSTYIDDLNVQLEGVDDRADKTIATLTFSGVSKTSRFDQGEPFSESWNMERAPGENQPWLVAGIRQNG
- the uvrD gene encoding DNA helicase II, whose protein sequence is MRDDLSLLLNSLNDAQRQAVAAPVGRQLVLAGAGSGKTRVLVHRIAWLIQVVQASPHSILSVTFTNKAAAEMRQRIEQLMGINPAGMWVGTFHGLAHRLLRAHWQEAGLNQNFQILDSDDQQRLVKRVIRELGLDEQRWPARQAQWFINGQKDEGLRPQHIQASGDLFLGTMRSIYEAYEAACQRAGVIDFSELLLRALDLWRDHPGLLEHYQRRFRHVLVDEFQDTNAVQYAWLRLLAKGGDSLMVVGDDDQSIYGWRGAKIENIHQYTADFPDAELIRLEQNYRSTAGILKAANALIANNSGRLGKELWTDGGEGEPLSLYAAFNEHDEARYVVESIESAIKTGLARSDIAILYRSNAQSRVLEEALLRERIPYRIYGGQRFFERAEIKNAMAYLRLLEGRGNDAALERVINVPPRGIGEKTVEAIREHARHAQVSMWESMSLLIANKALKGRAASALGAFMEMIENLTAKVLEMPLHLMTQTVIEQSGLIVYHQEEKGEKGQARVENLEELVSAARNFENSEEDAELSPLAAFLGHASLEAGDAQADEHEDSIQLMTLHSAKGLEFPHVFLVGMEEGLFPHKMSLEEPGRLEEERRLAYVGITRAMQQLVMTYAETRRLYGSETYNKVSRFVREIPAGLVQEVRLSNSVSRPFGSGQQQNSSSLFANANIPQTAFNLGQRVQHAVFGEGVILNFEGSGAQARVQVNFAEGSKWLMLGYAKLEAL
- a CDS encoding EAL domain-containing protein, with product MTLGSDSMSAPSEARRSIRKHFATQLAVERTRLLYQGSLLPTLFMLLNGLVCAWLLWSPARYLLVSIWVVWLMALVALRVIQVAAFDAAMPDRQAQPSWWRMFLLGSAFSGLTLASAAIALVPVDNFVQQAWVFGLLGAATLSASVAYAVSLPAFLSFTLPCLLPPIAFLFWNGDEQQRGWGWLGLILLIALSVVAWQVNRLIERGLLRRFQNQELIEHLQAAQSRSERLNQALAEEVGQRRLIEEQLREAQVGLESRVAQRSQELDVANQALSKSEQRLALALEASELGLWDWNLETDEIHHTQLRELFGLEPDQVQEMLAHLKPRLHPDDVPLLKRTLVEHLKGRSEDYRIDYRVRHRQGHWCWIEDRGRAVERDASGRVLRMLGTRRDISAQKAQEEQQRLAATVFEAASEGIVILDPEYVLLAVNQAFCRVTGYSREELLQGRLLELPCSRDARRHSQAIELALEQQGSWQGELVEARKNGELYPQWLQLNGVRDARGNLTSIVGFFTDLSARRESEERLRYLAHYDELTGLANRALFRLRLHDAGERLRQSGRGLALLHIDLDRFKLLNDSLGHEVADHLLKQMAQRISNAMPEADTVARLSGDEFAVLFDAYSNLSSLVRVASRLLDKLRVPLRVEGHELVISASVGISLLADTSRDVTVLVSQANTAMQHAKHLGGDNFQFYTESLQASTLQRLQLENHLRKAIEERQLQVYYQPKLCLATGRLHAAEALVRWQHPQWGMVPPSDFIGLAEETGLIAPMGEFVLRQACWQACEWQRMGLAPIRVSVNLSVYQLRQGKLVSLVRQVLDESGLAPHLLELELTESQLLDSVEHIIATFRQLHELGVKLAIDDFGTGYSSLSYLKRFPVDYVKIDQAFIRGLSEGSEDAAITRAIIAMAQSLDLQVVAEGVETHEQLDFLRKQGCNEVQGYLISRPVPAQELAGLLASRYSF